From a single Halodesulfovibrio marinisediminis DSM 17456 genomic region:
- the hisI gene encoding phosphoribosyl-AMP cyclohydrolase: MTDFTPDFAKTGGLVPAIAQDAATGDVLMMAYMNEEAWNRTLETGEAHYFSRSRNALWHKGKTSGHTQHIKAVRLDCDSDTILLIVEQKGGAACHEGYKSCFYRERNNEGEISICSPLVFDPKEVYK; encoded by the coding sequence ATGACAGACTTTACCCCTGACTTTGCGAAAACAGGTGGTCTTGTTCCCGCCATCGCTCAAGATGCAGCGACCGGCGATGTGCTCATGATGGCCTATATGAATGAAGAAGCTTGGAACAGGACTCTTGAAACGGGCGAAGCCCATTACTTTAGCCGCAGCCGTAACGCGCTTTGGCATAAAGGCAAAACGTCAGGACATACCCAGCATATCAAGGCCGTGCGCCTTGACTGCGACAGCGACACTATTCTGCTGATCGTAGAGCAAAAAGGCGGCGCGGCCTGCCATGAAGGGTATAAAAGCTGTTTTTATCGTGAACGTAACAATGAAGGCGAAATTTCAATCTGCTCGCCGTTAGTTTTCGACCCTAAGGAGGTCTACAAATAA
- the hisG gene encoding ATP phosphoribosyltransferase — protein MSSTNSIIKLGLPKGSLEKPTLSLFERSGWKIHQHHRNYFPEINDPEITARLCRVQEIPKYIEDGILDVGLTGKDWLLETGADVKVVSDLIYSKVSNRPARWVLAVAGDSPYKRPEDLAGKRIATELLGVTKKYFEDAGIDVDVQYSWGATEAKVVEGLADAIVEVTETGTTIRAHGLRIIAEVLVTNTQLVTSEAAWADPEKRRKIEQIDLLLQGALRAESLVGLKMNVPSDKLPEILNEIPSLNSPTIAELTDTAWHSVEIVVDQSIVRDLIPRLKAEGAEGIIEYALNKVI, from the coding sequence ATGTCTTCTACCAACTCAATTATCAAGCTTGGTCTGCCTAAAGGTTCTCTTGAAAAGCCAACCCTCAGCCTCTTCGAACGCTCCGGTTGGAAAATCCACCAGCACCACAGAAACTACTTCCCAGAGATCAATGATCCGGAAATCACCGCACGCCTTTGCCGTGTACAGGAAATCCCTAAGTACATTGAAGACGGCATCCTTGATGTAGGTCTTACCGGTAAAGACTGGCTGCTGGAAACCGGCGCTGATGTAAAAGTAGTGTCAGACCTTATTTACTCTAAGGTTTCCAACCGCCCTGCGCGCTGGGTTCTGGCTGTTGCTGGCGATTCCCCGTACAAACGTCCGGAAGACCTCGCTGGTAAACGCATTGCTACCGAACTGCTCGGCGTTACTAAAAAATACTTCGAAGATGCAGGCATCGACGTTGATGTTCAGTACTCCTGGGGTGCAACTGAAGCAAAGGTTGTAGAAGGACTTGCTGATGCGATTGTAGAAGTAACCGAGACCGGTACAACTATCCGCGCACACGGTCTACGTATTATCGCAGAAGTTCTTGTTACCAACACCCAGCTTGTCACCAGCGAAGCTGCATGGGCTGATCCTGAAAAGCGCCGCAAAATCGAGCAGATTGATTTGCTGCTTCAGGGCGCACTGCGTGCAGAATCCCTCGTTGGTCTCAAAATGAACGTACCTAGCGACAAGCTGCCAGAAATTCTTAACGAGATTCCTTCCCTGAACTCTCCTACCATTGCAGAGCTCACGGACACAGCATGGCATTCTGTTGAGATTGTTGTAGACCAGAGCATTGTTCGCGACC